One genomic region from Rosa rugosa chromosome 1, drRosRugo1.1, whole genome shotgun sequence encodes:
- the LOC133746377 gene encoding LOB domain-containing protein 27-like — protein sequence MIIKTVDECSYFPTMTIKGGTSQACAACKYQRRRCTKDCDLAPHFPADQPKMFQNAHRLYGVSNIMKILKQTHPEQKEEAMRSIIYESNMRAKFPVTGCMGIINQLTFQLQQAFDEIRYVRSHLAICRDQCQYQYNSPSCPSSQLQLGIQTNDHEALQLYQQQYQYHQYNSAAGSSAGGGGMSLMANEYLANGINGVYIDDNDSVVKPLRVQQFYYGNNNVDAVAVQHNLMTSQGFPIQQEMDVPHDYDDIPFDTIADDRQSYIDSKEACESSAESAFKGTTTQSLEHVSQNDLKSAAACFSLTS from the exons ATGATAATCAAAACAGTCGATGAATGCTCGTATTTTCCGACCATGACGATCAAAGGAGGCACAAGCCAGGCCTGTGCTGCGTGCAAATACCAGAGACGACGGTGCACCAAGGACTGCGATCTCGCCCCTCATTTTCCAGCCGACCAGCCCAAAATGTTCCAGAACGCTCACCGCCTCTACGGCGTTTCAAATATTATGAAGATCCTCAAGCAGACTCACCCGGAGCAGAAAGAAGAGGCGATGCGATCCATTATCTACGAATCCAACATGAGAGCCAAGTTTCCCGTCACCGGGTGCATGGGAATCATCAACCAATTGACATTCCAACTCCAGCAAGCCTTCGATGAGATCCGGTACGTCCGGTCCCATCTCGCCATCTGCCGGGACCAGTGCCAGTACCAGTACAATTCACCTTCGTGTCCATCTTCGCAGTTGCAATTAGGGATTCAAACAAACGACCACGAGGCGCTGCAGCTCTACCAGCAGCAGTACCAATATCATCAGTATAATTCTGCCGCCGGTAGCAGCGCCGGTGGTGGTGGGATGTCATTGATGGCGAACGAGTATCTGGCGAATGGGATTAATGGGGTTTACATCGATGACAATGATAGTGTGGTAAAACCTCTTAGGGTTCAGCAGTTTTATTATGGGAACAATAATGTTGATGCTGTGGCTGTTCAACATAATTTGATGACATCCCAAGGGTTTCCTATTCAACAAGAAATGGATGTTCCTCATGATTATGATGACATTCCATTTGATACAATTGCTGATGATCGTCAATCGTATATAGATTCTAAGGAAGCCTGTGAATCGAG TGCCGAGTCAGCCTTCAAGGGTACTACCACGCAGTCGTTAGAACATGTCTCCCAGAACGACCTCAAGAGTGCAGCAGCATGCTTCAGTCTAACAAGCTAG
- the LOC133746352 gene encoding uncharacterized protein LOC133746352, with protein sequence MEFFRNAKVVRLRSHHDKYLSANEDGETVTQDKDGTATNARWTVEFVNHADTLRFKSCYGKYLKASSLPFKPGLRGINKVLQTKPRRLDSSLEWEPVSDGYQVRLRTPYGQFLCANGGVPPLRNSITHDAPQKTVRQDWILWDVDVLEMRSEDDTTNDDAESSQSEEPRSPPGDIKMPLGKRDKIRKEVKENVTRISDKISSIKSKVTVKVSQKRRPPKVQYFSDKK encoded by the coding sequence ATGGAATTTTTCAGAAATGCCAAAGTGGTACGGTTACGAAGCCACCATGACAAATATCTATCAGCAAATGAAGATGGAGAGACTGTAACACAAGATAAGGATGGAACAGCCACCAATGCTAGATGGACAGTGGAGTTTGTTAACCATGCAGACACTCTGCGTTTCAAAAGCTGTTACGGAAAATACCTAAAGGCGTCAAGCTTGCCATTCAAACCAGGCTTGAGAGGCATTAACAAAGTCCTGCAAACCAAGCCAAGGAGATTGGATTCTTCTCTGGAATGGGAGCCTGTAAGTGATGGATATCAGGTCAGGCTCAGGACGCCCTACGGTCAATTCTTGTGCGCCAATGGGGGCGTTCCACCTTTGAGAAATTCGATCACGCATGACGCCCCTCAAAAAACTGTGAGGCAGGATTGGATTCTATGGGATGTAGATGTCTTAGAGATGCGTTCAGAAGATGATACAACAAATGATGATGCAGAATCTTCACAATCAGAAGAACCCAGATCTCCACCGGGAGACATTAAAATGCCTTTAGGAAAACGGGACAAAATTCGCAAAGAAGTTAAAGAAAATGTTACTCGCATTTCTGATAAAATATCTTCGATTAAATCGAAAGTAACAGTTAAGGTGAGTCAGAAGAGGCGGCCGCCTAAAGTCCAATATTTTTCCGATAAGAAATAG
- the LOC133746365 gene encoding uncharacterized protein LOC133746365 → MEFFKKAKVVRFRSHHNKYLLAGDDEESVWQEREGHVRNARWKVEINESGTAIRLKSCYGKYLTASNTPGRLGMKSKKVVQTLPETLDSTVEWEPIREGFKVRLKMAGHGQFLRANGGVPPWRNSITHDTAHRSAAKVWGLWDVDVVEIAMDQLPAPPKKTKPDGGDSQQPDAPSEIDMTWSAPKQNSDSKERKIGRGVVRTNDLYSCFSMCTCPTVYDEKGSKQS, encoded by the coding sequence ATGGAGTTTTTCAAAAAAGCCAAGGTCGTACGTTTCCGGAGCCACCACAACAAGTACCTATTAGCCGGCGACGACGAAGAGTCCGTTTGGCAAGAGCGTGAGGGACACGTGAGGAACGCAAGATGGAAGGTGGAGATCAACGAGAGCGGAACAGCCATACGTCTGAAGAGCTGTTATGGAAAGTACTTAACGGCGTCAAACACGCCGGGACGACTGGGAATGAAGAGCAAGAAAGTGGTGCAGACGCTGCCAGAGACGTTGGATTCGACCGTTGAGTGGGAGCCAATCAGAGAAGGGTTCAAGGTGAGGCTGAAGATGGCAGGCCATGGCCAGTTTTTGAGAGCCAATGGGGGTGTGCCACCGTGGCGCAACTCCATCACGCATGATACTGCTCACCGGAGCGCGGCAAAGGTATGGGGGTTGTGGGATGTGGACGTGGTGGAGATAGCCATGGATCAACTTCCGGCCCCACCGAAGAAAACAAAGCCGGATGGTGGTGATTCGCAACAACCGGACGCTCCGTCGGAGATTGACATGACATGGTCGGCGCCGAAACAAAATTCAGATagtaaagagagaaaaataggcCGTGGAGTAGTTAGAACCAATGATCTATACTCTTGTTTTTCCATGTGTACTTGTCCAACAGTTTATGATGAGAAAGGATCAAAACAATCTTAA
- the LOC133733955 gene encoding uncharacterized protein LOC133733955 codes for MEIPRGGPRRRGGGVREGRTGDRDRFRPIEELYDDDVESSIGVQPTPPMGEMADPGRLLRLARDINHLGAAKFHGSMDYMVADQWVEDMENYFEMMDCNEIEKRKLATFMLKGEARVWWNCMQKTIDVTTLTWDGFVRLFREKYFPASVREKLEREFLSLTQGKMTVTEYEAEFSRLYRFVKSMDAEDLAKKFQRGLNASIERDVAILELKVMKEILAKALIIEQQNLIHKEKETAERDFQGKGKAVAGNSGSRDFRGGYWKRQKTQFHHQAPARVAAAPLPPIRAVPVRQVAAAAPVRCYNCDELGHLSRACTKPRAKGCFRCGQTGHLAKDCTRPRVGGQERHWGGRYLICL; via the exons ATGGAAATTCCGAGGGGTGGGCCTAGACGTCGTGGTGGGGGTGTAAGAGAAGGTAGAACTGGTGATAGAGACAGGTTCCGTCCCATAGAGGAGCtttatgatgatgatgtagaGTCTTCTATCGGTGTACAACCTACTCCGCCCATGGGTGAAATGGCTGACCCTGGTCGTCTGTTGAGATTGGCTAGAGACATTAATCATCTGGGAGCAGCCAAGTTTCATGGAAGCATGGATTACATGGTGGCGGATCAATGGGTCGAGGATATGGAGAATTATTTTGAGATGATGGACTGTAATGAGATCGAAAAGAGGAAGTTAGCCACTTTCATGCTAAAGGGTGAGGCTAGGGTGTGGTGGAATTGTATGCAAAAGACCATTGATGTGACCACCCTGACTTGGGATGGTTTTGTGAGACTATTCCGAGAGAAGTACTTTCCAGCTTCAGTGAGAGAAAAATTGGAACGGGAGTTTCTCTCACTAACACAAGGGAAGATGACGGTGACAGAGTATGAGGCAGAGTTCTCTAGGCTATATAGGTTTGTGAAATCAATGGATGCTGAGGATTTGGCCAAGAAGTTTCAGCGGGGGTTGAATGCTTCCATTGAGCGTGATGtggccattttggaactgaaggTCATGAAGGAAATTCTAGCAAAGGCTCTGATCATTGAGCAACAGAACTTGATTCATAAGGAGAAGGAAACAGCTGAGAGGGATTTtcagggaaagggaaaggcagtGGCAGGTAACAGTGGATCCAGAGACTTTAGGGGTGGATACTGGAAGAGACAAAAGACTCAGTTCCACCATCAGGCCCCAGCTAGAGTAGCAGCagctcctcttcctcctatTCGGGCCGTACCTGTCAGACAAGTTGCAGCTGCAGCGCCTGTGAGATGTTATAACTGCGATGAGTTGGGTCATCTCTCTAGGGCTTGCACTAAACCCAGGGCTAAGGGATGCTTTCGTTGCGGACAGACTGGACACCTTGCCAAGGACTGTACTCGACCCCGTGTTGGAGGACAAG AGAGGCACTGGGgtggaaggtaccttatctgtttataa